A stretch of Girardinichthys multiradiatus isolate DD_20200921_A chromosome 20, DD_fGirMul_XY1, whole genome shotgun sequence DNA encodes these proteins:
- the prelid3b gene encoding PRELI domain containing protein 3B, with protein MKIWTSEHIFNHPWEMVTKAAMQKYPNPMNPSVVGVDVLDRSVDQQGRLHSKRLLNTEWGLPSIVKSLIGNVRTCTYIQESSIVDPKERTFELQSSNITFTNMVSVDERLTYKPHPEDPEKTILTQEAIISVKGVSLSSYLEGVMANTISNNAGKGREALEWVIRRLNVEIEELAATARGTILTPMAAAVTEK; from the exons ATGAAGATCTGGACCTCCGAGCACATTTTCAA CCATCCTTGGGAGATGGTGACTAAGGCTGCAATGCAGAAGTATCCCAATCCCATGAATCCCAGTGTGGTTGGAGTGGATGTTCTGGACCGAAGCGTTGACCAACAGGGACGCCTCCACAGTAAGAGGCTGCTCAACACAGAGTGGGGTCTACCATCCATTGTGAAATCT CTTATTGGAAACGTACGGACATGCACTTACATTCAGGAGAGCTCAATTGTGGATCCCAAAGAGAGAACTTTTGAACTTCAATCCTCAAAT ATCACCTTCACAAACATGGTGTCTGTGGATGAAAGGTTAACCTACAAGCCGCATCCTGAAGATCCAGAAAA AACGATACTGACTCAAGAAGCGATCATCTCAGTGAAAGGAGTCAGTCTCAGCAGTTACCTGGAAGGCGTCATGGCCAACACCATTTCCAATAATGCTGGAAAG gGCCGTGAAGCCTTGGAGTGGGTAATCAGACGGCTGAATGTAGAGATTGAGGAGCTGGCAGCCACAGCGCGAGGGACCATACTGACCCCGATGGCTGCTGCAGTCACAGAGAAATAA
- the aurka gene encoding aurora kinase A, translating into MASSASLKAVKGMEPQRPEIMSNRPMRVPMSHQSQVVQKSVVTPTQHQRVLGTSNGPQRVQRPVSQQKPVSHVSVAAKHTPLGDQNVNPASVKITQPKPVSQHNQPKTHVPGGNSDLANPPSELAKQEKLQNKPSKNNQASSSKKPWSLENFDIGRPLGKGKFGNVYLARERQTKFILALKVLFKKQLEKAGVEHQLRREVEIQSHLRHPNILRLYGYFHDASRVYLILEFAPRGELFGELQRCGSFPEDRTATYIMELADALHYCHTKNVIHRDIKPENLLLGGNGELKIADFGWSVHTPSSRRSTLCGTLDYLPPEMIEGKTHDEKVDLWSLGVLCYEFLVGKPPFEAKTHDETYRRISRVEYSYPPIAAISAGAKDLVAKLLKHNPMHRLPIQGVLSHPWVLQYSTKKPTTLNPEESSQ; encoded by the exons ATGGCCTCTTCAGCCTCGCTCAAAGCGGTTAAGGGCATGGAACCACAAAGGCCAGAAATAATG TCAAACAGGCCGATGCGGGTTCCCATGTCTCATCAGTCGCAGGTCGTTCAGAAGTCGGTAGTCACGCCGACTCAACACCAGCGGGTTCTGGGCACGTCGAATGGTCCGCAGCGTGTCCAGCGGCCCGTTAGCCAACAGAAACCAGTATCTCATGTCTCCGTAGCTGCCAAGCACACTCCGCTTGGTGACCAGAATGTAAACCCAGCTTCTGTGAAAATAACACAGCCAAAACCTGTTTCCCAGCATAACCAGCCGAAGACACATGTGCCCGGTGGCAACTCAGATTTGGCTAATCCTCCGTCGGAATTGGCAAAacaggagaagctgcaga ATAAACCTTCCAAGAACAACCAGGCCTCATCATCAAa GAAGCCATGGAGCCTGGAAAACTTTGACATTGGCCGTCCCTTGGGAAAGGGTAAGTTTGGCAATGTCTACCTGGCAAGAGAGCGCCAAACCAAATTCATCTTGGCCCTGAAGGTGCTTTTCAAGAAGCAGCTGGAGAAGGCGGGGGTGGAGCACCAGCTGAGGAGAGAAGTGGAGATCCAGTCTCATCTAAG ACATCCTAATATTCTGCGCCTCTACGGCTATTTCCACGATGCTTCTCGAGTGTATCTCATTCTCGAGTTTGCACCCAGAGGAGAGCTGTTTGGCGAGCTGCAGCGTTGTGGGAGTTTTCCTGAGGACAGAACAGCAACA TACATAATGGAGCTGGCAGATGCGCTCCATTACTGTCATACCAAGAATGTGATCCACAGAGACATCAAACCGGAGAACCTATTACTGGGAGGTAACGGGGAGCTGAAGATTGCTGATTTTGGTTGGTCTGTTCACACCCCATCTTCCAG GAGGTCCACTCTGTGTGGCACACTTGACTACCTTCCTCCAGAGATGATTGAGGGCAAAACTCATGATGAGAAGGTGGACCTGTGGAGTCTAGGTGTCCTCTGCTATGAGTTTCTTGTTGGAAAACCTCCATTTGAAGCAAAAACTCATGATGAAACTTACCGCAGGATTTCAAGG GTGGAGTACAGTTATCCTCCAATAGCTGCCATTAGTGCTGGAGCGAAAGACTTGGTGGCCAAGCTGCTGAAGCACAACCCCATGCACAGACTGCCCATTCAGGGAGTCCTATCCCACCCCTGGGTGCTCCAATACTCAACCAAGAAGCCCACAACCCTGAACCCCGAAGAGTCCAGTCAATGA
- the slc32a1 gene encoding vesicular inhibitory amino acid transporter produces MATLIRGKISNKLSNAATAVSNKSTAKVSGMFARMGFQAATDEEALGFVACDDLDYDHRQGMQMDILSSDEIGGEGGGDGDGLEGDSHYQRDGTGPPHSASKDGGSPNELSEVKPKITAWEAGWNVTNAIQGMFVLGLPYAILHGGYLGLFLIIFAAVVCCYTGKILIACLYEEDEDGQLVRVRDSYVDIANACCAPRFPTLGGHIVNVAQIIELVMTCILYVVVSGNLMYNSFPNMPISQKSWAIIATVALLPCAFLKSLKAVSKFSLLCTMAHFVINVLVIAYCLSRARDWAWDKVKFYIDVKKFPISIGIIVFSYTSQIFLPSLEGNMQKPSEFHCMMKWTHIAACILKGLFALVAYLTWADETKEVITDNLPPTIRAVVNLFLVAKALLSYPLPFFAAVEVLEKSFFHDGGHAFFPDCYGGDGRLKSWGLTLRCILVVFTLLMAIYVPHFALLMGLTGSLTGAGLCFLLPSIFHLKLLWRKLQWHQVFFDVSIFVIGGICSISGFIHSIEGLIEAFKYNIEE; encoded by the exons ATGGCGACGTTAATAAGAGGCAAGATATCTAATAAACTGTCAAACGCAGCCACGGCCGTGTCCAATAAATCCACGGCAAAGGTGAGCGGGATGTTTGCAAGAATGGGCTTCCAGGCCGCCACGGACGAGGAGGCTCTGGGCTTTGTCGCCTGCGACGACCTGGATTACGACCACCGTCAGGGCATGCAGATGGACATTCTGTCCTCCGACGAGATCGGAGGAGAGGGTGGCGGAGACGGCGACGGGCTGGAGGGGGACAGCCACTACCAGAGAGACGGCACCGGTCCACCGCACTCAGCCTCCAAGGACGGGGGCTCGCCCAACGAGTTGTCCGAAGTCAAACCAAAAATCACCGCCTGGGAAGCGGGCTGGAACGTCACGAACGCAATCCAG GGTATGTTTGTTCTGGGCTTGCCCTACGCCATCCTGCACGGAGGATACCTCGGACTCTTTCTCATTATTTTTGCCGCTGTGGTGTGCTGCTACACTGGGAAAATCCTCATCGCCTGCCTGTACGAGGAGGACGAAGACGGGCAACTCGTGCGTGTGAGGGACTCCTATGTGGACATTGCCAACGCCTGCTGTGCGCCCAGGTTCCCAACGCTGGGCGGTCACATTGTGAATGTAGCTCAGATCATAGAGCTGGTGATGACTTGCATCTTGTACGTGGTGGTCAGCGGGAATCTCATGTACAACAGCTTCCCCAACATGCCAATCTCCCAGAAGTCGTGGGCCATCATCGCCACCGTTGCTCTGCTCCCCTGCGCTTTCCTCAAGAGCCTGAAAGCCGTCTCCAAGTTCAGCTTGTTGTGCACGATGGCGCATTTTGTCATCAACGTCCTGGTGATAGCCTATTGCCTTTCCAGGGCGAGGGACTGGGCCTGGGACAAGGTCAAGTTTTACATCGATGTCAAGAAGTTCCCCATCTCCATTGGGATTATTGTGTTCAGCTACACCTCGCAGATCTTCCTGCCATCCCTGGAGGGGAACATGCAGAAACCCAGTGAGTTCCACTGCATGATGAAATGGACTCACATTGCTGCCTGCATCCTCAAGGGCCTGTTCGCCCTGGTGGCCTACCTGACCTGGGCTGACGAAACCAAGGAGGTGATCACAGACAACCTGCCGCCAACTATCCGAGCTGTGGTCAACCTCTTCCTGGTGGCCAAAGCTTTGCTGTCCTACCCGCTGCCGTTTTTCGCTGCCgtggaggtgttggagaaaAGTTTCTTCCACGATGGGGGCCACGCCTTCTTTCCGGATTGCTATGGAGGCGATGGGCGCCTAAAGTCCTGGGGACTGACTCTCCGATGTATACTTGTAGTGTTCACCTTGCTTATGGCGATCTATGTGCCACACTTTGCCCTGCTCATGGGCCTCACCGGCAGCCTGACAGGCGCCGGGCTCTGCTTTCTGCTCCCCAGCATCTTCCACCTCAAGCTCTTATGGAGAAAGCTGCAGTGGCACCAGGTGTTCTTTGATGTCTCCATCTTTGTAATAGGAGGTATATGCAGCATATCCGGTTTCATCCACTCCATAGAGGGGCTCATAGAGGCCTTCAAATATAACATAGAAGAATAG